Proteins from a genomic interval of Croceicoccus naphthovorans:
- a CDS encoding NAD(P)(+) transhydrogenase (Re/Si-specific) subunit beta codes for MSLSSLLAVVVEQIEVIDAPVEAVTHEVNPWVAFAYLVAGVCFILALRGLSHPTTSRRGNRYGMAGMLIAVVTTLITHDIASLPEILIAIAIGGGIGFITARKIAMTDMPQLVAAFHSLVGMAAVLVGWAAYLNPGAFGILVPGTLNMDGGLGVGQQMVISPVSRVEMGLGIAIGAITFSGSVIAFLKLAGKMSGAPILLPMRHVINLGTLAAILILTGLFTVDQSPWIIVAITVLAFIIGFLLIIPIGGADMPVVVSMLNSYSGWAAAAMGFTLHNTAMIITGALVGASGAILSYIMCKAMNRGFLSVIAGGFGADSSGGGAGAAASDRPWKRGSAEDAAFMMSQAEQVIIIPGYGMAVAQAQHVLREMTDLLKEKGVGVKFAIHPVAGRMPGHMNVLLAEANVPYDEVFELEDINGEFAQTDVAFIIGANDVVNPAAKTDKSSPIYGMPVFDVDKAKQVFFIKRSMGGVGYAGVDNDVFYMDQTMMLLSDAKKMVEEINKALAD; via the coding sequence ATGAGCCTGTCTTCCCTGCTTGCCGTCGTCGTCGAACAGATCGAAGTTATCGACGCACCGGTCGAGGCCGTGACACACGAGGTGAACCCGTGGGTGGCCTTTGCCTACCTCGTCGCCGGTGTCTGCTTCATTCTCGCACTGCGCGGGTTGTCGCATCCCACCACGTCGCGCCGGGGCAACCGGTATGGCATGGCCGGTATGCTGATTGCGGTGGTCACCACCCTGATCACGCATGACATCGCCAGCCTGCCCGAGATTCTGATTGCTATCGCCATCGGTGGCGGCATCGGGTTCATCACCGCGCGCAAGATCGCGATGACGGACATGCCGCAGCTGGTTGCCGCGTTTCACAGCCTTGTCGGCATGGCCGCAGTGCTGGTTGGCTGGGCCGCCTATCTGAACCCCGGTGCCTTCGGCATTCTGGTGCCCGGTACGCTCAACATGGATGGCGGACTTGGCGTTGGCCAGCAAATGGTGATCAGCCCGGTCAGCCGCGTGGAAATGGGACTTGGCATCGCCATCGGCGCGATCACGTTTTCGGGATCGGTCATCGCCTTCCTGAAACTGGCGGGCAAGATGAGCGGTGCGCCGATCCTGCTGCCGATGCGCCATGTCATCAACCTTGGCACGCTGGCCGCGATCCTGATCCTGACCGGCCTGTTCACGGTCGATCAGTCGCCGTGGATCATTGTCGCGATCACCGTGCTGGCGTTTATCATCGGGTTCCTGCTGATCATCCCGATCGGCGGGGCGGACATGCCAGTGGTTGTCTCGATGCTCAACTCGTACTCGGGCTGGGCTGCGGCGGCGATGGGCTTTACCCTGCACAACACCGCGATGATCATCACCGGCGCGCTGGTCGGTGCATCGGGTGCGATCCTTTCCTACATCATGTGCAAGGCAATGAACCGGGGATTCCTCTCGGTCATCGCGGGCGGCTTCGGTGCGGACAGCAGCGGCGGCGGCGCGGGCGCGGCGGCCAGCGACCGTCCGTGGAAGCGCGGCAGCGCCGAAGACGCGGCCTTCATGATGAGCCAGGCCGAACAGGTCATCATCATTCCCGGCTATGGCATGGCGGTGGCGCAGGCACAGCACGTGCTGCGTGAAATGACCGACCTGCTCAAGGAAAAGGGTGTGGGCGTGAAGTTCGCGATCCACCCTGTTGCGGGCCGTATGCCGGGGCACATGAACGTCCTGCTGGCCGAAGCGAACGTGCCTTATGACGAGGTGTTCGAGCTGGAAGACATCAACGGCGAGTTTGCGCAGACCGACGTTGCCTTCATCATCGGCGCGAACGACGTCGTGAACCCGGCGGCCAAGACCGACAAGTCTTCGCCCATCTACGGCATGCCCGTGTTTGATGTGGACAAGGCCAAGCAGGTCTTTTTCATCAAGCGTTCGATGGGCGGTGTCGGCTATGCCGGGGTCGACAACGACGTGTTCTACATGGACCAGACCATGATGCTGCTTTCCGACGCCAAGAAGATGGTCGAGGAAATCAACAAGGCCTTGGCAGATTAA
- a CDS encoding NAD(P) transhydrogenase subunit alpha encodes MDFIAILSIFVLACFVGYYVVWSVTPALHTPLMAVTNAISSVIIVGALIAAAEAGSPAAKWLGLIGIVLASVNIFGGFAVTERMLAMYKKKERPAPKGEAK; translated from the coding sequence ATGGACTTTATCGCAATTCTATCGATCTTCGTGCTGGCCTGCTTTGTCGGCTATTACGTTGTCTGGTCGGTTACGCCCGCGTTGCACACGCCGTTGATGGCTGTGACCAACGCTATTTCCTCGGTCATTATCGTCGGCGCGCTGATCGCGGCGGCAGAGGCAGGTAGCCCCGCCGCGAAATGGCTGGGCCTGATCGGCATCGTGCTGGCCAGCGTCAATATCTTCGGCGGCTTTGCGGTCACCGAACGCATGCTGGCGATGTACAAGAAGAAGGAGCGTCCTGCTCCGAAAGGGGAGGCCAAGTAA
- a CDS encoding NAD(P) transhydrogenase subunit alpha, which produces MTDGGEALGPIIAVVAERAQDETRVAATPETVKKLTKLGARMRVESGAGVRASISDADYAAAGAEVGDLPSTVKDADWVLGVRGPAVLDLAGAKQGAKVAAIFDPFREKHTVEAYAKAGFEALSMDFMPRITRAQSMDVLSSQSNLAGYKAVLVAANLYGRAFPMMMTAAGTITAAKAFIMGVGVAGLQAIATARRLGAQVSATDVRSATKEQIQSLGAKPIFVESVEGIEGEGSGGYATEMSEEYQKAQAELVSSHIAKQDIVITTALIPGRAAPRLISDAQIATMRAGSVIFDLAVAQGGNVEGSVPDQVVEKHGVKIVGYSNTPAHLPADASALLARNFFNFLSAFWDADRNEVVLDEEIGDAIRLTQGGKVVNERLLG; this is translated from the coding sequence GTGACGGATGGGGGAGAGGCGCTAGGGCCGATCATCGCCGTCGTAGCAGAACGCGCCCAAGACGAGACGCGCGTCGCTGCGACACCGGAAACGGTCAAGAAGCTGACCAAGCTGGGCGCGCGTATGCGGGTCGAGAGCGGGGCAGGTGTTCGGGCGTCGATCTCTGACGCGGACTATGCGGCCGCGGGTGCAGAGGTTGGCGACTTGCCTTCGACGGTGAAGGACGCAGACTGGGTGCTGGGCGTGCGCGGACCGGCGGTGCTGGACTTGGCGGGGGCGAAGCAGGGCGCGAAAGTTGCCGCAATCTTCGATCCGTTCCGGGAAAAGCACACGGTGGAGGCCTATGCCAAGGCCGGGTTCGAGGCGTTGAGCATGGATTTCATGCCGCGCATCACGCGGGCGCAGTCTATGGACGTGCTGTCGTCGCAATCGAACCTTGCCGGGTACAAGGCGGTTCTGGTCGCTGCGAACCTCTATGGTCGGGCTTTCCCGATGATGATGACCGCCGCTGGCACGATTACCGCAGCCAAGGCTTTCATCATGGGTGTCGGCGTTGCCGGGCTTCAGGCGATTGCCACCGCGCGCCGTCTGGGCGCGCAGGTATCGGCCACCGACGTACGTTCGGCGACGAAGGAACAGATCCAGTCACTGGGCGCCAAGCCGATCTTCGTCGAATCGGTAGAGGGGATCGAGGGCGAGGGCAGCGGCGGCTATGCCACGGAGATGAGCGAGGAATATCAGAAGGCGCAGGCTGAACTGGTGTCGTCGCACATCGCCAAGCAGGACATCGTCATCACGACGGCCTTGATTCCGGGGCGCGCTGCTCCCCGCCTGATCAGCGATGCGCAGATCGCGACGATGCGCGCCGGCTCGGTCATCTTCGACCTTGCCGTCGCGCAGGGCGGTAACGTCGAAGGTTCGGTGCCCGATCAGGTCGTCGAAAAGCACGGCGTGAAAATCGTCGGCTATTCGAACACGCCCGCGCATCTTCCGGCGGACGCTTCGGCGCTGCTGGCGCGCAACTTCTTCAACTTCCTTTCGGCGTTCTGGGATGCGGACAGGAACGAGGTCGTCCTCGACGAGGAAATCGGCGACGCAATCCGCCTGACGCAGGGCGGCAAGGTCGTCAACGAACGGCTGCTGGGCTGA
- a CDS encoding aa3-type cytochrome c oxidase subunit IV, giving the protein MANPENMKAARSTYEGFIAMTKWGTIVCAIVAAIVIAIIA; this is encoded by the coding sequence ATGGCAAACCCTGAAAACATGAAGGCCGCCCGTTCAACCTATGAAGGTTTTATCGCGATGACCAAGTGGGGCACGATCGTGTGCGCCATCGTTGCTGCCATCGTTATCGCCATCATCGCCTGA
- a CDS encoding sigma-54-dependent transcriptional regulator, with the protein MSDEESRLLLLVDRDTAQARLVGSIAARAGWRTQSVPDGITALAYLASDEMVQPDALLLDGLVAREDSCKLIGDLRGAAPQVPILFLTQSASPLLAVEAMRAGATDYLMKPIGSERLLYALESSVVSDVRRDELAPLAEKIEAPLDFDMMIGSAPEFRSALARAAKAARGHGPILVAGEPGTGKELLARAMRSASPRAKSAFLVLHTAGMSAGNLESALYGHEKGAFPGAFERRTGILQEADGGTLLIDDIERLPLSLQARLAHTIATGEAKPMGANHSFRLDVRILATSSEDPVMMASHGVLDPTLGEALAACTIGLPPLRERHGDVPSLARHFLALIGEQPGLRRLGVTDEALCLLESYQWPGNLRQLQAVLFRAAIFCDRDALTVQDFPQLNDLVGETIAAPTPPQAGGVTLFGPDGHLRTLEEIEADVIRLAIGHYRGRMSEVARRLGIGRSTLYRKLGDLGIDNAA; encoded by the coding sequence ATGAGCGACGAAGAATCACGTCTGTTGCTGCTTGTCGATCGCGACACGGCGCAGGCGCGGCTGGTGGGATCCATCGCCGCGCGGGCCGGATGGCGCACGCAATCGGTGCCGGATGGAATCACCGCACTGGCCTATCTTGCCAGTGACGAGATGGTGCAGCCCGATGCGCTGCTGCTTGACGGACTGGTCGCGCGCGAAGACAGCTGCAAGCTGATCGGCGATCTGCGCGGTGCGGCCCCGCAAGTGCCGATCCTGTTCCTGACACAAAGCGCTTCGCCGCTGCTGGCGGTAGAGGCGATGCGTGCCGGGGCGACCGATTACCTGATGAAACCGATCGGGTCGGAACGCCTGCTATATGCGCTGGAAAGCTCGGTCGTGTCCGATGTCCGGCGCGACGAACTTGCGCCGCTGGCTGAGAAGATAGAAGCTCCGCTCGATTTCGACATGATGATCGGTTCGGCCCCCGAATTTCGCTCTGCCCTCGCCCGTGCGGCCAAGGCTGCGCGGGGCCACGGCCCCATCCTGGTCGCGGGTGAGCCGGGGACGGGCAAGGAATTGCTGGCCCGCGCGATGCGGTCCGCCAGTCCGCGCGCGAAGTCGGCGTTCCTCGTGCTCCACACGGCGGGCATGTCGGCGGGCAATCTCGAATCGGCGCTTTACGGCCATGAAAAAGGCGCTTTCCCCGGCGCGTTCGAGCGGCGGACGGGTATTTTGCAAGAGGCCGACGGCGGCACCCTGCTGATCGACGATATCGAGCGCCTGCCCCTGTCGCTTCAGGCCCGCCTGGCCCACACTATCGCCACGGGTGAGGCCAAACCGATGGGCGCGAACCATTCTTTCCGGCTAGACGTGCGCATCCTCGCCACGTCCAGCGAAGATCCTGTCATGATGGCCAGCCACGGCGTGCTCGACCCCACATTGGGCGAGGCATTGGCCGCATGCACGATAGGGCTACCCCCATTGCGCGAACGGCATGGCGACGTCCCTTCGCTGGCACGGCACTTCCTTGCGCTGATCGGCGAGCAGCCGGGTTTGCGCCGGCTCGGCGTGACGGACGAGGCGCTTTGCCTGCTGGAAAGCTATCAGTGGCCGGGCAATCTGCGGCAGCTTCAGGCGGTGCTGTTCCGCGCCGCGATCTTCTGCGACCGCGATGCGCTGACCGTGCAGGATTTCCCGCAGTTGAACGACCTGGTCGGCGAAACAATCGCCGCCCCGACTCCGCCGCAGGCCGGCGGCGTAACCCTGTTCGGCCCCGACGGGCACCTTCGCACGCTGGAAGAGATCGAAGCCGACGTCATCCGCCTGGCCATCGGCCACTATCGCGGGCGGATGAGCGAGGTTGCACGACGGCTCGGCATCGGCAGGTCCACGCTCTATCGCAAGCTGGGCGATCTGGGAATCGACAACGCAGCTTGA
- a CDS encoding SDR family NAD(P)-dependent oxidoreductase: MAADFDFSGKTALITGAASGIGAATARWLDAHGITKLVLVDMNRPALDALDLDCEVRRIGGDVSDSALWKIGMAEVTDLDCVLLNAGISDAFPIVDGDLARWRKLMAVNLDGVFLGLRHALKVMRSKGGTIAVTASAAAFKAEPGTAAYAAAKAAVVQLARVAAREGAEHGIRVNAIAPGGVDTPIWDGMDFFADMTKSLGSREAAIASMGEIATPLGRYATADEIAAQIGFLLSDLSANITGAVLRSDGGYTL, from the coding sequence ATGGCAGCAGATTTTGATTTTTCGGGAAAGACCGCGCTGATCACCGGCGCGGCTTCGGGCATTGGCGCGGCCACGGCACGCTGGCTGGACGCCCATGGCATTACGAAGCTGGTGCTGGTCGATATGAATCGTCCCGCGCTGGATGCGCTGGACCTCGACTGCGAAGTGCGGCGTATCGGCGGCGATGTCAGCGATTCCGCGCTCTGGAAGATCGGCATGGCCGAGGTAACTGACCTCGATTGCGTGCTGCTCAATGCAGGGATCAGCGATGCCTTTCCTATCGTTGATGGCGATCTTGCCCGGTGGCGCAAGCTGATGGCGGTGAACCTCGACGGCGTATTCCTCGGCCTGCGTCATGCGCTGAAAGTCATGCGGAGCAAAGGCGGCACCATCGCCGTCACAGCGTCGGCCGCCGCCTTCAAGGCAGAGCCCGGCACGGCAGCCTATGCCGCGGCGAAGGCAGCGGTTGTGCAACTCGCACGCGTCGCGGCGCGAGAGGGGGCAGAGCACGGCATCCGCGTGAACGCTATCGCCCCCGGCGGGGTCGATACGCCGATTTGGGACGGAATGGATTTCTTTGCCGACATGACAAAATCGCTTGGTTCTCGCGAAGCGGCCATTGCCAGCATGGGCGAAATCGCTACGCCGCTGGGCCGTTACGCGACCGCCGACGAGATCGCAGCGCAGATCGGCTTCCTGCTCTCGGACCTGTCCGCCAACATCACGGGCGCGGTCTTGCGAAGCGACGGCGGCTACACCCTGTAG
- a CDS encoding DUF1643 domain-containing protein produces MAARAAVARIAEWAGELNLDFRHDDPTGHGAVFSRCGRYRYLLWRDAVDVRAMISIAMLNPSKADHLANDPTIARCHGRARGEGVSLLVWNLFALRETDPLRLKQRRGPVGRCNDDAIRLALDLACTTVFAWGVHGSHRARDAEVLRLCEGAELHCYGRTKHGLPRHPLYLRKDVRAVPYRV; encoded by the coding sequence ATGGCGGCCCGGGCGGCTGTAGCGCGAATTGCTGAGTGGGCGGGTGAGCTAAACCTCGATTTCCGCCACGACGATCCGACGGGGCATGGCGCGGTGTTCAGCCGTTGCGGGCGCTATCGCTATCTGCTGTGGCGCGATGCGGTCGATGTGCGGGCGATGATTTCCATAGCGATGCTTAATCCGTCAAAGGCCGATCATCTCGCCAACGATCCGACCATCGCGCGATGCCACGGACGCGCCCGGGGCGAGGGGGTATCGCTGCTGGTCTGGAACCTGTTTGCCTTGCGAGAGACCGATCCTTTGCGTTTGAAGCAGCGACGCGGCCCTGTGGGGCGATGTAATGACGATGCGATCCGGTTGGCGCTGGACCTGGCCTGCACAACGGTGTTCGCGTGGGGCGTGCATGGCTCGCATCGGGCGCGCGATGCAGAGGTATTGCGGTTGTGCGAGGGTGCCGAGCTGCACTGCTATGGCAGGACCAAACATGGCCTGCCGCGCCATCCGCTCTATTTGCGCAAGGACGTAAGGGCCGTTCCCTACAGGGTGTAG
- the folP gene encoding dihydropteroate synthase gives MPKLYIQPLTFAPSPQVVEGKDRMPGGVRLAGTMVYAREFAILIRSDSGPIISREIVRTEDLAAALARLPAPLVEEGQRQWSNLRMAHRPLELQLGSGEVRTIRLDQPQVMGILNVTPDSFSDGGQNSGMGGEVDVEAAVSRGVDMLEAGAAIIDIGGESTRPGAKVVWEGDEAKRVVPVIERLANGGAAVSVDTRKAAVMEAALEAGARIVNDVSALSHDPRSAEVVADAQVPVVLMHAPGTGDDLHADANYGNVVLDVFDALRERRDTAMAAGIRRDNIVLDPGIGFGKSVAENLALLNALPLFHALGQPLLLGVSRKRFIGALSKEAPADQRLAGSLAVATLAADMGVQMFRVHDAAETMQAMHVWRGLRDGALTDFTQLPRD, from the coding sequence ATGCCAAAGCTTTATATTCAGCCGCTGACATTCGCTCCCTCGCCACAGGTGGTTGAGGGGAAGGACCGTATGCCGGGGGGCGTCCGGCTGGCGGGTACGATGGTCTATGCCCGCGAATTCGCGATCCTGATCCGTTCGGACAGCGGCCCGATCATCAGCCGCGAGATCGTGCGTACCGAAGACCTTGCCGCCGCACTGGCCCGTTTGCCGGCTCCGCTGGTTGAGGAGGGCCAGCGGCAGTGGTCGAACCTGCGGATGGCGCACCGCCCTCTGGAACTGCAACTCGGCAGCGGAGAAGTGCGGACCATCCGGCTTGACCAGCCGCAGGTTATGGGCATCCTGAACGTGACGCCCGACAGCTTTTCCGATGGTGGCCAAAATTCCGGAATGGGTGGGGAGGTCGATGTCGAGGCGGCTGTGTCGCGCGGCGTGGATATGCTCGAAGCCGGTGCGGCGATCATCGACATTGGCGGTGAATCCACCCGTCCGGGCGCAAAGGTCGTCTGGGAAGGCGATGAGGCGAAGCGCGTTGTGCCCGTGATTGAGCGACTGGCGAACGGCGGCGCGGCGGTGTCGGTCGATACCCGCAAGGCTGCGGTGATGGAGGCCGCGCTGGAGGCTGGCGCGCGGATCGTCAACGACGTTTCGGCCCTGTCGCACGATCCGCGTAGCGCCGAGGTGGTGGCCGATGCACAGGTTCCGGTCGTGCTGATGCACGCGCCCGGTACGGGCGACGACCTGCACGCCGATGCGAATTATGGCAATGTCGTGCTCGACGTGTTCGACGCGCTGCGTGAGCGACGTGACACGGCCATGGCTGCGGGTATCCGGAGGGACAATATCGTGCTCGACCCCGGCATTGGGTTCGGCAAGTCGGTGGCGGAAAACCTCGCGCTGTTGAACGCGCTGCCGCTGTTTCACGCGCTGGGCCAGCCGTTGTTACTGGGCGTCAGTCGCAAGCGGTTTATCGGGGCGCTGTCAAAAGAGGCACCCGCCGATCAACGGCTTGCGGGCAGCCTTGCGGTGGCGACATTGGCGGCGGACATGGGTGTGCAGATGTTCCGCGTCCACGATGCGGCAGAGACGATGCAGGCGATGCATGTCTGGCGCGGGCTGCGCGATGGCGCGCTGACGGATTTCACGCAGCTGCCCAGGGATTGA
- a CDS encoding site-specific DNA-methyltransferase: protein MATVLLNTPATIEAKTKPSRKIAEIGTKAPHADLPLGQILDGDCVAAMRSLPAASIDMIFADPPYNLQLGGDLARPDGSAVDAVTDDWDKFDSFAAYDAFTRAWLAEARRILKPNGSIWVIGSYHNIFRVGTAMQDAGFWVLNDIVWRKSNPMPNFKGTRFTNAHETLIWASMGEKAKYTFNYRAMKTLNDELQMRSDWVLPICSGPERLKKDGTKVHPTQKPESLLYRVMLATTNPGDVVLDPFFGTGTTGAVAKRLGREWIGCEREGDYREAALERIEMALPLDETALKTMQSKKQAPRVAFGTIVEAGYIPAGTVLTDKKRRWSATVRADGSLAIGKDTGSIHSLGAKVQDAPSCNGWTFWHMEKGGKVEPVDAQRQLYLLAIED, encoded by the coding sequence ATGGCCACCGTGCTGCTCAATACGCCCGCCACGATCGAGGCGAAGACCAAACCATCGCGGAAGATCGCCGAAATCGGGACGAAGGCACCGCATGCCGATCTTCCGTTGGGCCAGATCCTCGACGGCGATTGCGTTGCGGCGATGCGCTCGCTTCCCGCCGCGTCCATCGACATGATCTTCGCCGATCCGCCGTACAACCTGCAACTGGGCGGAGACCTGGCGCGCCCCGATGGCAGCGCGGTCGATGCGGTGACCGACGATTGGGACAAGTTCGACAGCTTCGCCGCGTACGACGCCTTCACCCGCGCATGGCTGGCAGAGGCGCGCCGCATTCTGAAGCCCAACGGCTCTATCTGGGTCATCGGCAGCTATCACAACATCTTCCGCGTCGGCACGGCGATGCAGGATGCGGGCTTCTGGGTGCTGAACGACATCGTATGGCGCAAATCGAATCCGATGCCGAATTTCAAGGGCACGCGCTTTACCAACGCGCACGAAACGCTGATCTGGGCCAGTATGGGCGAGAAGGCGAAGTATACCTTCAACTATCGCGCGATGAAGACACTGAACGACGAATTGCAGATGCGGTCGGATTGGGTCCTGCCGATCTGTTCCGGGCCGGAGCGGTTGAAGAAGGACGGCACCAAGGTGCACCCGACCCAAAAGCCGGAAAGCCTGCTTTATCGCGTGATGCTGGCGACGACGAACCCCGGCGACGTGGTCCTGGACCCGTTCTTCGGAACCGGCACGACCGGCGCGGTGGCCAAACGTCTGGGCCGCGAATGGATCGGGTGCGAGCGCGAGGGCGACTATCGCGAGGCTGCGCTGGAGCGGATCGAGATGGCCCTGCCGCTTGACGAAACCGCGCTGAAGACGATGCAGTCGAAAAAGCAGGCACCGCGCGTGGCATTCGGCACGATTGTAGAGGCTGGCTATATCCCCGCCGGCACTGTGCTGACCGACAAAAAGCGCCGTTGGAGCGCGACGGTGCGCGCAGACGGTTCTCTTGCCATCGGCAAGGACACCGGCTCGATCCACTCGCTGGGTGCGAAGGTGCAGGATGCGCCGTCGTGCAACGGCTGGACGTTCTGGCACATGGAAAAAGGCGGCAAGGTCGAGCCTGTCGATGCCCAGCGCCAGCTCTATCTCCTCGCCATCGAGGACTAG
- a CDS encoding oxidoreductase: MPGFTAADVPDQTGKTFVVTGGNTGLGFEAAKVLASKGAEVILACRSEERARSAIARIVADHPDAKLDFVELDQADLFSVRRAAEALSARSKIDVLVNNAGVMMVPLSHTAQGYEMQFGVNHLGTFALTSLLLPKLAADGGGRVVVTSSIAHRSGEAIWSDPKAEESYSRMQRYYDSKLANALFFIELDRRLRADGSPVAAIGCHPGIASTELGRHFGPAKFMMPLVGKLLNSARQGAWPTLQAATDPSAESGDYFGPRGLREMSGPSGPAFLTRLARDPGAAEWLWKRSVELTDIDPDLAGA, from the coding sequence ATGCCCGGATTCACCGCCGCCGACGTACCCGACCAGACCGGCAAGACATTCGTCGTAACCGGCGGCAACACTGGACTTGGCTTCGAAGCGGCCAAGGTATTGGCGAGTAAAGGCGCAGAGGTGATCCTGGCCTGTCGCAGCGAGGAACGGGCGCGATCCGCCATCGCGCGGATCGTTGCGGACCACCCGGACGCAAAGCTCGACTTCGTAGAACTCGATCAGGCGGACCTGTTCAGCGTGCGCCGAGCCGCAGAGGCGCTGTCGGCGCGGTCGAAGATCGATGTGCTGGTCAACAACGCCGGGGTCATGATGGTCCCGCTCAGCCACACGGCGCAGGGGTATGAGATGCAGTTCGGGGTCAACCACCTCGGCACTTTCGCGCTGACCTCGCTGCTGTTGCCTAAACTGGCCGCGGACGGCGGCGGGCGCGTGGTCGTCACGTCCAGCATCGCGCACCGCAGCGGAGAGGCGATCTGGAGCGATCCCAAGGCCGAGGAAAGCTACAGCCGGATGCAACGCTATTACGATAGCAAGCTGGCCAACGCGCTGTTTTTCATCGAACTGGACCGCAGGTTGCGCGCCGATGGATCGCCGGTCGCCGCCATCGGTTGCCATCCCGGCATCGCCTCGACCGAACTGGGCCGCCATTTCGGGCCGGCGAAGTTCATGATGCCGCTGGTCGGCAAGCTCTTGAACAGCGCCCGGCAAGGCGCGTGGCCAACGCTTCAGGCCGCGACCGACCCTTCTGCCGAGAGCGGCGATTATTTCGGACCGCGCGGTCTTCGCGAAATGAGCGGCCCTTCCGGACCGGCGTTCCTGACCCGGCTGGCCCGCGATCCCGGGGCGGCGGAATGGCTGTGGAAGCGTTCGGTCGAACTCACCGATATCGACCCCGATCTGGCCGGGGCCTGA
- a CDS encoding ribonuclease HII — MNAPLIAGVDEAGRGPLAGPVVAAAVVLCKPRPSGLGDSKVLSASRRGELEQVIKRRCHWGIGVVDVGEIDRLNIFGATMLAMTRAVEAVCAKLGCDPLEVLVDGNLTPQGRRDEWRWPARAIVKGDAKEPCISAASIIAKEHRDRLMREAAREHPHYGWERNAGYGTAEHLAALREHGPTPLHRRSFAPVAQLELSL; from the coding sequence ATGAACGCCCCGTTGATAGCCGGAGTGGATGAGGCAGGGCGTGGCCCACTTGCCGGGCCTGTCGTGGCCGCCGCCGTGGTGCTGTGCAAGCCGCGCCCCTCCGGCCTTGGCGATTCCAAGGTGCTGTCGGCTTCGCGGCGAGGCGAGCTTGAGCAGGTGATCAAGCGCCGGTGTCACTGGGGCATCGGTGTGGTCGATGTGGGCGAGATCGACCGGCTGAACATATTTGGCGCGACAATGCTGGCGATGACACGGGCGGTAGAGGCGGTATGCGCCAAGCTGGGGTGCGATCCGCTGGAGGTGCTGGTCGACGGCAATCTGACGCCGCAGGGCCGCCGCGACGAATGGCGATGGCCCGCGCGCGCCATCGTCAAGGGCGATGCGAAAGAACCGTGCATCTCTGCCGCCTCGATCATTGCCAAGGAACACCGCGATCGCCTGATGCGCGAAGCCGCGCGCGAACATCCGCATTACGGGTGGGAGCGGAACGCGGGTTATGGCACGGCGGAACACCTTGCGGCCCTGCGCGAGCATGGTCCGACGCCATTGCACCGCCGGTCGTTCGCTCCGGTCGCGCAATTGGAACTGTCGCTCTGA